From one Felis catus isolate Fca126 chromosome E2, F.catus_Fca126_mat1.0, whole genome shotgun sequence genomic stretch:
- the TPPP3 gene encoding tubulin polymerization-promoting protein family member 3 → MAASTDVAGLEESFRKFAIHGDPKASGQEMNGKNWAKLCKDCKVADGKAVTGTDVDIVFSKVKGKSARVINYEEFKKALEELAMKRFKGKSKEEAFDAICQLVAGKEPANVGVTKAKTGGAVERLTDTSKYTGSHKERFDESGKGKGIAGRQDILDDSGYVSAYKNAGTYDAKVKK, encoded by the exons ATGGCAGCAAGCACAGATGTGGCTGGGCTGGAGGAAAGCTTCCGCAAGTTTGCCATCCATGGTGACCCCAAGGCCAGTGGGCAAGAGATGAATGGCAAGAACTGGGCCAAGCTGTGCAAGGACTGCAAGGTGGCTGATGGAAAGGCCGTTACAGGGACCGATGTCGACATCGTCTTCTCCAAAGTCAA AGGAAAGTCTGCTCGGGTTATCAACTATGAGGAGTTCAAGAAGGCTCTAGAAGAGCTGGCAATGAAGCGATTCAAGGGGAAGAGTAAGGAGGAAGCCTTTGATGCCATCTGCCAGCTGGTGGCAGGCAAGGAACCAGCCAATGTGGGCGTCACC aaagcaaagacaGGAGGTGCTGTGGAACGGCTGACTGACACCAGCAAGTACACAGGCTCCCACAAGGAGCGCTTCGACGAGAGCGGCAAGGGCAAGGGCATTGCTGGGCGTCAGGACATCCTGGATGACAGTGGCTATGTGAGTGCCTACAAGAATGCAGGCACCTATGATGCAAAGGTGAAGAAGTAA